In Cataglyphis hispanica isolate Lineage 1 chromosome 10, ULB_Chis1_1.0, whole genome shotgun sequence, a genomic segment contains:
- the LOC126852170 gene encoding probable proline--tRNA ligase, mitochondrial isoform X2, producing the protein MSKIFQPMTTGLPDICDKTEISQSHKLMINYGIIKPVSIGMYALLPLGMRVLNKFINLVDKEMTNIGAEKILLPALTSTSLWKKTNRYDSNKAELFTVKDRHEKEYILSPTYEEAICDLISSAGNFSTKLLPLKLYQISSKWRDEMKPRLGFLRSREFIMKDLYTFDTNLDNAQYTYDLVCESYNNIFNQIGIKYEKVIGDVGTIGGLVSHEYHYISNIGEDIILQCPSCHFSINQTISKMTNCPKCENKLQQHTTAEIGHTFLLNTKYSQPLKAMYMEQNELKPMVMGCFGLGLSRILMLTVELLSTINEIRWPIKLAPYTVCIIPPKAGSKEESASNYVERLFEILCKRDIDAILDDRTQFTIGKRFVFARALGYPYIIIIGKLSTRPIPLFEVYDVNNSVHNELSLEQISHYFDNINLKN; encoded by the exons atgtccaaaatatttcaacCTATGACAACTGGTTTACCTGATATTTGTGACAAAACAGAAATATCTCAAAGTCACAAG ttaatgattaattatggaATTATTAAACCAGTTAGCATTGGCATGTATGCTTTGTTGCCATTGGGAATGCGGGTCTTGAATAAGTTTATAAATCTTGTGGATAAAGAAATGACAAATATTGGTGCAGAAAAGATATTGCTTCCAGCATTAACTTCTACCTCACTATGGAAAAAAACTAATAGATATGACTCTAACAAAGCCGAATTATTTACAGTTAAAGATAGACatgagaaagaatatatattaagtcca ACATATGAAGAAGCTATCTGTGACTTAATATCATCAGCAGGAAATTTTTCAACTAAATTATTACCCTTGAAGTTATATCAAATTTCTAGTAAATGGCGAGACGAAATGAAACCACGGCTTGGTTTTCTACGAAGTagagaatttattatgaaGGACTTGTATACATTTGATACTAATTTGGATAATgcacaatatacatatgatcTAGTTTGCGagtcttataataatatttttaatcaaattggtataaaatatgagaaag TCATAGGTGATGTGGGAACAATCGGGGGCTTAGTATCACatgaatatcattatatatctaatatcggCGAAGATATCATACTTCAGTGCCCCTCATgccatttttctattaatcaaACTATTTCTAAAATGACAAATTGTCCAAAATGTGAAAACAAATTACAGCAACATACCACTGCTGAG atagggcacacatttttattgaatacaaaatattcacaACCATTAAAAGCAATGTATATGGAGCAAAATGAATTGAAACCTATGGTAATGGGTTGTTTTGGTCTAGGATTAAGTCGTATTCTTATGTTAACTGTTGAACTGTTATCGACAATTAATGAGATAAGGTGGCCAATAAAATTAGCACCATATACAGTATGCATTATACCACCAAAG GCTGGTAGTAAAGAAGAAAGTGCATCTAACTATGTTGAACGATTGTTTGAAATTCTTTGCAAACGCGATATCGATGCAATATTGGATGATCGTACACAATTTACGATTGGTAAACGATTCGTATTTGCGCGTGCATTAGGCTATccttacataattattattggcaAACTTTCAACTCGACCGATACCTTTATTCGAAGTATATGACGTAAATAATTCGGTTCATAATGAATTATCATTAGAACAGATAAgtcattattttgataatataaatttaaaaaattag
- the LOC126852173 gene encoding transcription termination factor 3, mitochondrial, with product MSFQRCYSLTSIISRPVTTNLIGRYISKNSSFKQCFPKECDKSGTNVEIFNSNTSEYKKTNNGDYALKSKYNLNNNVNTTPSCYIQQTNTSLPSEDFLDDHDITLPNPLDTCTEDISDIGPYLTPTFTFAKYANKSRTIQELVKLGVNLHKLESKEGMLQYILNLDFDQDVKPYIRFLYDCGVPANRLGDFLTKSPNILKEDIDDLHTRIRYLRAHEFDINAIKTIICKNPNWLLFKTKDIDGRLGYFQSNFKLSGNNVRILTIKAPKVITYNMIHLMATTLTIKNDMDFDEKQTKQLLLTLPRIWVKNRERLFAVFEYAHHEMQLKHDLLVKVPHIFLCRKTRLQQRHLFLVEMKKAQYDPSKPMYVSPRALVSGTDVEFCMNIAKTSIDVYNAFLKTF from the exons ATGTCGTTTCAACGATGCTATTCACTTACATCAATAATATCGCGACCAGTCACGACAAATTTAATTGGAcggtatatttcaaaaaatagcaGTTTCAAGCAGTGTTTCCCAAAGGAATGCGATAAAAGTGGAACCAATGTTGAGATTTTCAATTCGAATACTtcggaatataaaaaaaccaaTAATGGAGATTATGCTTTAAAATCTAAGTATAACCTaaacaataatgtaaatacaaCTCCGTCTTGTTATATTCAACAAACTAATACTAGCTTACCTAGTGAAGACTTTCTTGACGATCATGATATAACGTTACCAAATCCTCTGGATACGTGCACCGAAGATATATCGGATATTGGTCCATATCTTACTCCAACTTTCACCTTTGCAAAGTATGCAAACAAATCTCGTACAATCCAAGAATTGGTGAAGCTCGGGGTTAATCTACATAAACTTGAATCAAAGGAGGGAATGTTGCAGTACATCCTTAATCTTGATTTTGATCAAGATGTGAAGCCATATATAAGATTCCTGTACGATTGTGGTGTACCTGCTAATCGTTTGGGTGATTTTCTTACAAAGAGTCCCAATATCCTCAAAGAAGATATAGATGATCTTCATACAAGAATAAGATATCTGAGGGCTCATGAGTTTGACATTAATGCGATAAAGactataatttgcaaaaatcccAACTGGTTGCTATTTAAAACAAAGGATATAGATGGAAGACTTGGCTATTTCCAAAGCAATTTCAAACTTAGTGGTAACAATGTAAGGATCTTGACAATTAAGGCACCCAAAGTAATAACATATAACATGATACACTTAATGGCAACCACCTTgactattaaaaatgatatggaTTTTGATGAGAAACAGACGAAACAATTGCTTCTTACTCTACCTAGGATATGGGTGAAAA atcGTGAAAGATTGTTTGCTGTATTTGAATATGCTCATCATGAAATGCAATTGAAACATGATTTGCTTGTGAAAGTGccacatatatttctttgtagaAAAACTAGACTTCAACAGAGGCATTTATTCTTGGTAGAAATGAAAAAGGCACAGTATGATCCTTCTAAACCAATGTATGTTTCACCACGAGCCTTAGTCAGTGGTACAGATGTAGAGTTTTGTATGAATATCGCAAAAACATCTATTGATGTTTACAATGCGtttctaaaaacattttaa
- the LOC126852183 gene encoding reactive oxygen species modulator 1: MPVVPGGAYQQGGPSCFDRMKLGFTIGFCVGMASGILFGGFSALRYGLRGRELVNNVGKVMIQGGGTFGTFMAIGTGIRC, encoded by the exons ATGCCTGTAGTACCTGGAGGAGCTTATCAACAAGGAGGACCTTCTTGTTTTGACAGAATGAAATTAGGCTTTACAATTGGATTTTGTGTGGGAATGGCCTCTGGTATACTCTTTGGAGGATTTTCTGCTCTTAG ATATGGATTGAGAGGAAGAGAATTGGTAAATAATGTTGGCAAGGTGATGATTCAAGGTGGCGGTACATTTGGCACATTTATGGCTATTGGAACAGGAATACGATGCTAG
- the LOC126852181 gene encoding transmembrane protein 18 — translation MSGHEPMFIATDSIDGIWPFLQSIDWRDPWLAVLITFHIVITMTALMTRNHANFQIILFLILLLLVYFSESINEVAATNWMVFSRQQYFDSKGLFISVVFCVPILINCMIMVASWLYQSSQLMTSLKRAQLLQQAKNRQLDGETANGKLTTRPKHE, via the exons ATGTCAGGACACGAGCCAATGTTCATAGCTACGGACAGCATCGATGGTATCTGGCCCTTTCTGCAGAGT ATTGATTGGAGAGATCCATGGCTAGCTGTGTTAATTACTTTTCACATAGTCATCACAATGACTGCATTAATGACAAGGAATCATGcaaattttcagataattttgtttcttatattat TACTTCTGGTTTATTTCTCAGAAAGTATTAATGAGGTTGCAGCAACAAATTGgat GGTATTCTCTAGACAGCAATATTTTGATTCCAAAggtttatttatatctgtcGTCTTCTGTGTacctattttaattaattgtatgatTATGGTG gcCAGTTGGCTTTATCAATCCAGTCAATTAATGACGAGCCTAAAACGTGCCCAATTACTACAACAGGCAAAAAATCGTCAGTTAGATGGCGAAACGGCAAACGGCAAACTGACTACGCGACCGAAACACGAATAA
- the LOC126852170 gene encoding probable proline--tRNA ligase, mitochondrial isoform X1: MAGKTMINLSRMSKIFQPMTTGLPDICDKTEISQSHKLMINYGIIKPVSIGMYALLPLGMRVLNKFINLVDKEMTNIGAEKILLPALTSTSLWKKTNRYDSNKAELFTVKDRHEKEYILSPTYEEAICDLISSAGNFSTKLLPLKLYQISSKWRDEMKPRLGFLRSREFIMKDLYTFDTNLDNAQYTYDLVCESYNNIFNQIGIKYEKVIGDVGTIGGLVSHEYHYISNIGEDIILQCPSCHFSINQTISKMTNCPKCENKLQQHTTAEIGHTFLLNTKYSQPLKAMYMEQNELKPMVMGCFGLGLSRILMLTVELLSTINEIRWPIKLAPYTVCIIPPKAGSKEESASNYVERLFEILCKRDIDAILDDRTQFTIGKRFVFARALGYPYIIIIGKLSTRPIPLFEVYDVNNSVHNELSLEQISHYFDNINLKN; this comes from the exons atGGCAGGTAaaacaatgattaatttatctagaatgtccaaaatatttcaacCTATGACAACTGGTTTACCTGATATTTGTGACAAAACAGAAATATCTCAAAGTCACAAG ttaatgattaattatggaATTATTAAACCAGTTAGCATTGGCATGTATGCTTTGTTGCCATTGGGAATGCGGGTCTTGAATAAGTTTATAAATCTTGTGGATAAAGAAATGACAAATATTGGTGCAGAAAAGATATTGCTTCCAGCATTAACTTCTACCTCACTATGGAAAAAAACTAATAGATATGACTCTAACAAAGCCGAATTATTTACAGTTAAAGATAGACatgagaaagaatatatattaagtcca ACATATGAAGAAGCTATCTGTGACTTAATATCATCAGCAGGAAATTTTTCAACTAAATTATTACCCTTGAAGTTATATCAAATTTCTAGTAAATGGCGAGACGAAATGAAACCACGGCTTGGTTTTCTACGAAGTagagaatttattatgaaGGACTTGTATACATTTGATACTAATTTGGATAATgcacaatatacatatgatcTAGTTTGCGagtcttataataatatttttaatcaaattggtataaaatatgagaaag TCATAGGTGATGTGGGAACAATCGGGGGCTTAGTATCACatgaatatcattatatatctaatatcggCGAAGATATCATACTTCAGTGCCCCTCATgccatttttctattaatcaaACTATTTCTAAAATGACAAATTGTCCAAAATGTGAAAACAAATTACAGCAACATACCACTGCTGAG atagggcacacatttttattgaatacaaaatattcacaACCATTAAAAGCAATGTATATGGAGCAAAATGAATTGAAACCTATGGTAATGGGTTGTTTTGGTCTAGGATTAAGTCGTATTCTTATGTTAACTGTTGAACTGTTATCGACAATTAATGAGATAAGGTGGCCAATAAAATTAGCACCATATACAGTATGCATTATACCACCAAAG GCTGGTAGTAAAGAAGAAAGTGCATCTAACTATGTTGAACGATTGTTTGAAATTCTTTGCAAACGCGATATCGATGCAATATTGGATGATCGTACACAATTTACGATTGGTAAACGATTCGTATTTGCGCGTGCATTAGGCTATccttacataattattattggcaAACTTTCAACTCGACCGATACCTTTATTCGAAGTATATGACGTAAATAATTCGGTTCATAATGAATTATCATTAGAACAGATAAgtcattattttgataatataaatttaaaaaattag
- the LOC126852174 gene encoding endoplasmic reticulum-Golgi intermediate compartment protein 3 isoform X1: MQILRQLDVHPKVREEADILVRTFTGAIVTIISTIIMGILFMSEINYYLTPSMSEELFVDTSRGSKLRINVDIIVPTISCDLLSIDAMDTTGEQHLDIEHNIFKRRLDLSGKPIEDPQRTNITDTKAINKTTEKAKEINSTEICGDCYGAATESLRCCNTCEKVREAYRLKKWALPDPANIKQCQNDVSEMKFSNKHAFAQGCQIYGYMEVNRVGGSFHIAPGDSFSVNHVHVHDVQPYTSTHFNMTHKIRHLSFGLNIPGKTNPMDDTTVIATEGAMMFYHYIKIVPTTYVRSDGSTLFTNQFSVTRHARQVSLFTGESGMPGIFFSYELSPLMVKYTEKAKSFGHFATNTCAIIGGVFTVAGLIDSLLYHSVRAIQKKIELGKYN, encoded by the exons atgcaaatattacgACAATTGGATGTGCATCCAAAAGTGCGCGAAGAGGCAGATATTCTTGTGAGAACTTTTACCGGTGCAATCG TTACAATCATTAGTACAATCATCATGGGTATACTGTTCATGtcagagataaattattatcttacacCAAGTATGAGTGAGGAATTATTTGTAGATACATCGAGAGGTTCTAAATTAAGAATCAATGTGGATATAATAGTTCCTACTATATCCTGTGATC ttttatcgaTAGATGCTATGGATACAACTGGTGAGCAGCATCTAGATATAGAACacaacatttttaaaagacgATTAGACTTAAGTGGTAAACCTATAGAGGATCCACAAAGGACAA ataTTACAGACACTAAAGCTATCAATAAAACTACAGAGAAG GCAAAGGAGATCAATTCCACAGAAATTTGTGGAGACTGCTATGGAGCAGCCACAGAGTCGCTGag ATGTTGCAATACTTGTGAAAAAGTACGGGAAGCCTATAGACTCAAAAAATGGGCTCTACCAGATCCagctaatattaaacaatgtcAAAATGATGTCTCTGAAATGAAGTTTTCAAACAAACATGCCTTTGCACAAGGCTGCCAAATCTATGGTTATATGGAAGTGAATAGAGTTGGTGGAAGTTTTCACATTGCTCCAGGCGACAGTTTTTCTGTGAACCATGTTCATG tACACGATGTTCAGCCTTACACTTCAACTCACTTCAATATGACACATAAGATTAGACATTTAAGTTTCGGTCTCAATATCCCAGGAAAAACAAATCCTATGGATGATACAACTGTAATTGCTACGGAAG GTGCCATGatgttttatcattatattaagattGTTCCAACAACGTATGTTCGCTCGGATGGTTCGACCCTTTTCACGAATCAATTTTCTGTAACACGGCACGCGAGGCAGGTGTCTTTGTTCACCGGCGAATCCGGAATGCCAGGTATATTCTTCAGCTACGAATTGAGCCCACTCATGGTAAAGTACACAGAGAAAGCAAAGTCATTCGGACACTTTGCAACAAACACTTGCGCTATTATTGGCGGTGTATTTACTGTAGCTGGATTGATCGATTCGTTGCTCTATCATTCAGTGCGTGCAATACAGAAGAAGATAGAATTaggaaagtataattaa
- the LOC126852174 gene encoding endoplasmic reticulum-Golgi intermediate compartment protein 3 isoform X2, with translation MDTTGEQHLDIEHNIFKRRLDLSGKPIEDPQRTNITDTKAINKTTEKAKEINSTEICGDCYGAATESLRCCNTCEKVREAYRLKKWALPDPANIKQCQNDVSEMKFSNKHAFAQGCQIYGYMEVNRVGGSFHIAPGDSFSVNHVHVHDVQPYTSTHFNMTHKIRHLSFGLNIPGKTNPMDDTTVIATEGAMMFYHYIKIVPTTYVRSDGSTLFTNQFSVTRHARQVSLFTGESGMPGIFFSYELSPLMVKYTEKAKSFGHFATNTCAIIGGVFTVAGLIDSLLYHSVRAIQKKIELGKYN, from the exons ATGGATACAACTGGTGAGCAGCATCTAGATATAGAACacaacatttttaaaagacgATTAGACTTAAGTGGTAAACCTATAGAGGATCCACAAAGGACAA ataTTACAGACACTAAAGCTATCAATAAAACTACAGAGAAG GCAAAGGAGATCAATTCCACAGAAATTTGTGGAGACTGCTATGGAGCAGCCACAGAGTCGCTGag ATGTTGCAATACTTGTGAAAAAGTACGGGAAGCCTATAGACTCAAAAAATGGGCTCTACCAGATCCagctaatattaaacaatgtcAAAATGATGTCTCTGAAATGAAGTTTTCAAACAAACATGCCTTTGCACAAGGCTGCCAAATCTATGGTTATATGGAAGTGAATAGAGTTGGTGGAAGTTTTCACATTGCTCCAGGCGACAGTTTTTCTGTGAACCATGTTCATG tACACGATGTTCAGCCTTACACTTCAACTCACTTCAATATGACACATAAGATTAGACATTTAAGTTTCGGTCTCAATATCCCAGGAAAAACAAATCCTATGGATGATACAACTGTAATTGCTACGGAAG GTGCCATGatgttttatcattatattaagattGTTCCAACAACGTATGTTCGCTCGGATGGTTCGACCCTTTTCACGAATCAATTTTCTGTAACACGGCACGCGAGGCAGGTGTCTTTGTTCACCGGCGAATCCGGAATGCCAGGTATATTCTTCAGCTACGAATTGAGCCCACTCATGGTAAAGTACACAGAGAAAGCAAAGTCATTCGGACACTTTGCAACAAACACTTGCGCTATTATTGGCGGTGTATTTACTGTAGCTGGATTGATCGATTCGTTGCTCTATCATTCAGTGCGTGCAATACAGAAGAAGATAGAATTaggaaagtataattaa